A region from the Arachis ipaensis cultivar K30076 chromosome B01, Araip1.1, whole genome shotgun sequence genome encodes:
- the LOC107640704 gene encoding uncharacterized protein LOC107640704, with protein MAVTSRKSRAPVLRSLSPSPRFCNNNSHSPSSSYSSSGFASSSSSFTSRSTTFFHRATSPTRVNLCGPSSASASSVRFSLDRSISPNRSISVAPRTGAPTTVKRQGQQKRTCMCSPTTHPGSFRCSLHKGFSASSHAAAAPYSPNRLNARRSAMTNSLVRIRGVEGDLVKRALSALIRPSSHQQRRRGDFHPRPSRLSVMSKADEE; from the coding sequence ATGGCGGTAACTTCTAGAAAATCAAGAGCACCAGTGCTCCGATCTCTCTCACCATCTCCTAGATTCTGCAACAACAATTCCCACTCTCCATCATCTTCTTATTCTTCCTCTGGTTTCGCTTCTTCCAGTTCCAGTTTCACCTCTCGCTCCACCACCTTCTTTCACCGTGCCACTTCTCCGACACGTGTCAACTTATGCGGACCCTCCTCCGCGTCGGCCTCGTCCGTTCGGTTCTCCCTTGACCGGTCGATTTCTCCGAACCGTTCCATCTCGGTGGCGCCTCGAACCGGTGCTCCGACGACCGTGAAGAGACAGGGCCAGCAGAAGCGGACCTGCATGTGTTCTCCCACTACGCACCCTGGCTCCTTCCGGTGCAGCCTCCACAAAGGATTCTCCGCCTCATCGCATGCCGCGGCGGCGCCGTACTCGCCGAACCGTCTCAACGCGCGTAGATCCGCCATGACGAACTCGCTCGTTAGGATTCGAGGCGTGGAAGGAGATCTCGTGAAGCGAGCTCTCTCGGCGCTTATTAGACCTTCATCGCATCAGCAGCGGAGGAGAGGCGACTTCCACCCGAGGCCTAGCAGGCTCTCCGTCATGTCCAAGGCCGATGAGGAGTGA